The Dermochelys coriacea isolate rDerCor1 chromosome 7, rDerCor1.pri.v4, whole genome shotgun sequence sequence CAGCCAGTGCCACATGGAGAAATcatcacataaaaataaaaagatacccACCCGCCAGGGCAAGGCTGGGCTGATGACTCCAGGCTGCAATGTAACACGCAGAGTCCCTGCCAAAATGCCACAGTGATGCATCATGGTGCAACATTTCAACCAAACGCCGAcccaaaggagaaaaataaaaacctgtCTTCAGATATTGCAGCAACAGTGATGTCACAAGCCTTGAGTCAAGTTTACTGCTTACCTAGCCCCTGCCCAAAAGCTGACATTCAATCATTGCCAGAACAGAAATAGCCTGTGTAATCTTACCCCCTAATCACAACTGGCTAGGCATGGAAGAGCTCCACTGAAAACCTGCGATAAGTCCGTTAGGAAAGAAACTCACCCTTTTTCCCCAGAGTTAGCTCCCTTAAATATTCACATTTATACAAGTGCTTTAATTATTTCAGATCAGAGACGAGCCTACACTGAAAACTCTGTGCTTTAGAGTATTGTCAATCCACCTCCAAACTTTATCCCTTGCCGCAGCCTCTACAATAGGCCAAACACAAAGTCCCTTGAATGGAACAATTTGAATTCTGATCCACGCCTGAATTTTACAGCTATTTCAAATGTAATTCCAGGGCCTCACTGAGTGCAGCTGGCTGCCATGTCTGTGCAAAAGAGTAAAGGAATGTGGCTTCACCAGGTTAGTCAGTGGGTTATAAACAGCTTCTTTGTCCAATATTTCAGCTGTGGTATcatgctgggtgactttgggttgcTGACATTCTGTTCCTCTAACAGATTATGCTGTATTCTTAAAATGCTTATCCCTTTATTTCAGTTTTGCCACTTTAGAGGGCTTTCAGTTACATTGCAATGATGAAAGGTTCTTCGAGCCAGTGTGAACACTCGGTTGCTATCGCTGTTACTACTTCATGTCTGTACACTTAGCACCCCACATCTGACACTAGCTGTGTGCACACTTAAAATGTGTTTCATGGCAACCAAAAGGCAGCGTGGGCCCCAAAAACACCAGAGCAGGTATCTAGTCAACCCCAGCCATACAGGACTCTATCTAGAGGTCCTTATACATGCAACATtctgactgaagtcagtgggagttttccctgaGTCAAGACTAAATTGATGCTCCCCTTAAAACCAAACTACAAAGGAGGAAAACACCTTGCAGCTCACCCAGCAGTGACTGTGGACTGATGCATTGTGGGTTCACTTGCTGGTGAAGCTCATCATCACATCGATGGAGAGCCTTTCTAGAGTTTCTAGGGGTCCGCACTGATAAATTCCCAAGAAGTGAGAATAGTTTTGTTTTGAGGAGAGTGTGTATCCATGATCAGGGAGAGTCTATCAGGTGGACCCCACATAAAGGTTTTCTCTTTTAGCCTAGTTGCTAGGTTCTTCATCCCAGTGCCAGGCCTGCTAATGGTTAAATCCAGTTTCAGTGCTTTTTCTAACAGTAGTTAGCTGCTTTTCTTTCCACGTAGGCAGCTTACTCTCTTAGGTCTTAAAACATCAAGACTTGCTCTTCTGTTGCTTGTGCATTGGTAGTGAATATTGTCTTTATTGCCAAAGACAACAGTGGCAAAAAGGCACAAGAGTCCAACCGGGCAGGTAGATATTTAATAGATATGGGCCTGAAATCAAAGCACCAGATCCGGACCTGGCTGAACTTGGGTGAAGTTTGGACCtggattcagatccaaacttcacAGTTGGTCCCATCCTtataatgggctgaaccaaaatcctggatctgAATGCTCTGGGAATGTGCAGATCTGGATTCACTATCTGTGGCTTGACCCCATCTCTAATACGGAATCTGTACTGTTTCCTTTTTCTGATCTTTGCTTATCTTTCTGGTGAATATTAATCCATGTTGGAAAATTCAGTCTGTTTGTATTTAACTAAAACATGCCTGAAATTCTCTGCGTTCTCCACAGCAGAGGGGCAGCactggaaacagcagcatgtttccCCCCATACACCACTCCTCTTTTAAGTGTCTTGGCTCTATACATGAAGGACCACCCTTTGGAGAGGGAGGAGCACTCAGTGACCACAGCTCATTCAGTCACTGCTCTCTGCTTCAGCTGCTAcatagggtctgtctacactgcaattagacacctttggctggcccatgccaactgacttgggctttcagggatggggctgtttaattccactgtagacatttgggctgcagctcaagctctgggaccctccaatCTTGCAGGATCCTacagcttgggctccagcccgagcctgaacgtCTACTCCACAATTAATCAGGcctttagcctgagccccatgagcccgagtcaactggcatgggccagccaagggtgtctaattgcaatgtagacataccctgagtgttaGAAGGGTGGAACTGGACTAATCCTCATCTATTCATAGACTACCAAAATGCCAAACATGCAGTAGCAATTCCTGGCTTTCATCAACTTGGGCTGCCATCAAATGAACAGCCAAAAGATGAAAGGCTCCCTACCCTACTACCCTGAAGTGTCGAACCTGGCCGCAGTAGCTTTCCTGGTGccgttttttatttttttaaacaagtttgtAGTTCACTTTCATAGCTCTCAAAATTTCCCCCCTGCAGTTCCCTTTTTGTCAGCTGTCTGGGAGAATACCAGATTCTCCTGGCAAAAATACATGAAATACtgttgtgttttaaaatgaactaaatttggctgtatgcagtgttgttgtagctgtgttggtcccaggatattagagagacaaggtggatgaggtaatatcttttattggaccaacttctctcaGTGAAATAaagatccagtaaaagatattacctcacccaccttgtctctctaaatttgGCCAGATAgacataatttattttaattctcctGCGTTTAATACTTGGCTAATTTCCAAGGGTTTTTCTCATGTGTTGGAGAGTACAGAGCTGGGGAGAAGTAGTTTCTTGCTGCTGGGAGACTGAGGGGATTGGTACTAGCTCCCTGCCTTCCTGCTGTATAAAACATCTCTCCCCTTCGATTAGGCTGCCAATATGACCTAGCTCCCCAACTGGTGCGCTGGGCCAAAAAACAGCAAGGGAAAGCAGATTACACTGGGGTGTTAAACTGAGGGCACAGAGGAACCAGTATGGAATATTAAGCCTGTTGTCTTGAGTGCATTAAGGattaaggtccagatcctcaaaaggtactTAGGCCTCTAACTTCCACTGCGAGCTGAAAAAGTGAAGCAAGAGAAATTATTGCAGTGTCAGAGTTCATTGCAAATTGTGCTGATTTTGTATAAAACTGCGCTAAATTGAGAATTACAGAGCAGCAATGACAGTCTGCAATTGGCCACTCAATTGGTTATTCCAgtgtgaatgaatgaatgaatgaatagcTCCAATACATGAGCCAGTCACACCTAATTCAGCTCACACAAACAAATGAATTTGTTTTTGAATTGCAGAGTTCACTAGAGGTCAAAAATGCTGAAGGTCGAAAACATATTAGGACACTACATCTGCCAAATCTACTTCATTGAACTATTTTTAACTCCTCACTAAAGATGGGCAGCAATGAGGCCAAATGCAAGCATGAGAGGAAGTTCTAAATACACCCAAGCACGGATGACAAAATCACACAAAAGGTATGGGCCTGCAATATCCACTCACATAACAGGTAAGAGCCCCAGCAAGAATGGGATGGCATGTCATTTGTGTTCTCTTTGTTTTGGCTGAACATAATTTATGATGGGTTAGGAAGGTTAAACCATGTCAGAAAAATCCTAGACAGAGGGAAAAGGAGTATCAGTAAGTATTGGGCCTGAGTGTGCTCTTATTCTAGAGTAAATcgggagtagctccactgaaatcaatggagttatattgCTGTGGGGACAGAATCAGGTTCTACTATAGCCAGGAGAATCTAGGTATAGGTTGGCTGAGTTTTTAATGAGAGCAGGAGGGTAAGAAGTGTTAAATCTGAAGAAAGAACTAAATCTGAATAACCCATCTGAGCAAGACTGTTCCCTGAAATATCCCTGATATGGGCCACCCCTGAGCCATGTTTGGGGAGTTTATTGAAATCTCAGCATCCAGCTGTCAAGCCATTTCTATGGGAGACCTCTTTAAAGGAACAGGAACCCTGGATCAAAACATAGGGggaattcagatctggatccagacttCATATCTCAGGTCTATGATGGGCATTTTATTCAACAGCCTGGCTCATGctattgaatatatatatatatacacacacacacacagggagaatCAAAATTAGTTTAGGGCTGTACTGTGCCTATAAAGCTCAGCTCTGCATTAGAGGTAGAGTGGAGCCACACTAGCCCTCCACTGGGTTCAGAATACTCCCCAGCAAGCCCTGGTCCATCACAGCAGGCTGCTGTAGAGGGGGCCAAAAGCTGTTACAATGTGGCCTTTAAATTGCATAATACCAGTGGAATAATGGGAGGCCCAGACATCCTCTGACTGAACCATTAACAATTATTGCCTTTTGTTATTGTCCCTTCTGGAAATTGAGAACAATTGTTGCTTGTGCTCCTTTAGCGGGCCTAATGGAGTCCCCCTAGGCTGTCCTGCCTTCTGCTGGCTATGCTGATGTTAGCAGTCTCCTCAATTTCAAGATACCAGATCCACTGCATTCTAACATACTTGGCGAAAATATTTTGTGGCAAGAGCCTGGGATTTGTTAATACACAATGGACTAAATTTATCTCTGGTATAACTCTGCTTACTCAAGTGGGTTTATGCTAGGGATAAATATGTCCTAAAAGACCAAGTGTGATCTTGGTGAGAGCAGGTGCAAGTCTATTGATGTCTTTTAGCACAGAGCTGAGCTGGtacaagaacctgaatagaatagagaCAGGgtaggtgagggaatatcttttattggtctaACTTCTGTTcatggaaggtacaagcttttgagttacaccgagctggggaaggaagcaaaGTCAACCCTGAAGAAAGGCTCTGGGTAGCTTGAAACCCTGAACCTTCatgtttaagcacctaaataagtggtcaGATATCAAGTAaacccctgaaatcaatgggaacgaTTGGGTGctcaatgcttttgaaaatctagccattTATTAGGATCCTAACTATGGGATCacattttttgaaatctcagccTATAACGTCTAGATTTTACTCAATCTTTGATTATTACGGGTCTCTATAGGGTGTGTTCACTGTCGGAAAAATTAATAGTCTTACcatgttttgtttaatatttggTAACTAACAAGTAGTAAAATCCTACTGAAGACAAAGCAGTTTGTAGCTTTCACACCAGTTAGGGCTGAGTAAGGTTTACTTCAGCCTACTTATGTGTGTTAAACCTATAACTGTCTCTTTTCTTCTCATGTAAAAGTGTTggcccctgttcagcaaagcacttaaacacatgcttaactttaagcatgtgcttaagtcccatttaaatcaatgggttttaagtgctttgctgaatcaggttttaagtgctttgctgtctCTCTTATGAATTCAATGGCACCTTCCAGTGATTGAACTATCCAGCGATACCTGTTTAAAGTGAccaacataaaaatatttttaaatactaattATTTGATTCCTGATATTTTGATTCAATTAAATATATGATCAAAATAATTGAAGATGCTCTATGTAGGACAGGATGATTGTACCGTGTACgctcatttttattttcatgtctGTTGGTTTTGCAGAGGAGAAACTCCCGTTTTGTGATTCCATAAGGTGAATTAATATAAAACAATATATTCTGGAAGAAGAATTCTAggagaaaacattgcaaacagtTGGGAATATCCAATAGAATCTTCTACCTATTTGACATATGCAATTAATGCTTGGGATAATTTATTCATGACTCACAAAGACAATGCAGGGAAATAGGAAACACATGGATGGACTTAGTGACTCCTCTAGTTTAGGGAGCCTCCTGGATGATACAGACAGAGAGGTATGCAGCCTCACAGACCGAGCATTCAAGAGTTTGTGCGTGGCAGAGCTTGAAGCATCTGACAAGGAATTGGAGCTTGTCATTTCACCGGAAATCACCCACCACTTATCTAGTAAAATTCACCAAGGGACACTAAACCATGCCATCAAGAAAAGTAATATCTGCAATAAGTTATCGTTGAAAAACAACGAGCATACAACACGGGCTACAACATTCCAGCAATTACCAAAACTTGTTCAAGAAGAGAAAAAAGTAGCTAAAAACAGCACTGTGGAAAGGAAAAAGCCAAGTTTGCCAGCATCTGGgccaaggaaaaacaaacatgtcTCTAAAGTGTCCTGTTTGATTAAGACATTTGATAAGACTGAAAACCAATGTCCAGAAGGTTCCCTGGGAGCAGTCAAACAGCCAGTTAAAAATAGTTCTCAAAAATACAGATTAATTCAGGGAAATGACATGGCTTTCTGGGATGACACAGCgattttaaacatccaaagggaACTTTCCCAATTTTCTGATGTGTGTCGAGATAACCACTGGCTCAGTGACAAACGTGAGGTCCAGAAAAGACATAATAAAATTGATGTGGGCTATTGTGGTCCAGATGGTTATCATCCTGCACTGATGGACACCTCAAATGTATTTAAGGCAAATCTCACCAGCTCTTCTAAAAAGACAGTCAAAAACAGGCGTGGGAAAGTTAAAGAGCCAGCCAAAAAGGGCAATTTTCTTCACAGTGAGAACAGTGCTTTTGAATCATGGAATGCCCATCATAATAAACTGAGTGAAAAAGAGGAATCTGCAGATATTATACCAAAAAAGGAGGCTATTACACACTTTGAAGAAACACCATTGGTTACAGGATCCTACACATCTAAACATAAACCACCACCCAGAAAGGCCACAGGTGCTAGAATTCAGGAAAAGGATTTCCTAATGGATCTATTTCCCCGCACAACTGAATTCCAGGACCATGTCACACCATCAACTGTACCTCAGGTCCTTGGCCCACTAATACCTGTACATCCTGTCCCTCCAGCAGCTGAGTTTCAGGTTCCTATTCCACCAGCACCTGTACCCCAGGTCTCTGGCCCATCAACATCTGTACCCCAGGTTTCTGTTCCACCAACATCTGTACCCCAGGTCTCTGGTCCATCCCTAGCACCCATATCCCAggtccctgctccccccacatCACCTGTATCCAAggcccctcctccaccaccatctGTGTCCCAAGTCACTTGCACTCAGAAGAAGGCAACAAAACCTGAATTGGACTATATCTGTCCACCATGGAGGAAACAGAGGAATATAAAAGGGGTAGCGGTGAAAGCATATGAGAGTTCAAATGAAAAGTTACAGCTCAGTGGAGAAGAattctctttttataaaaagCCATCTGCTGTCGAACCTTTTGCTGACACAACTGCAGTAGGTAACCAGGTAAACTCCCCTGAATCCATTAGCCCCTCTTTCAACATCACAAAACTTTTAACACCAATCATACCATTAAAACAAGAGACAGAAAATCAACCAGTGCTGCTGACACCACCAATACCTGACACTGCAGCAGCAAAAGAACATGAGGGAAGTGGATTTAGTGATTATCAATCTCGGGATAATTACAAGTCTAAAGCACCAAGTTTATTATTCAACCTGAAGGATGTCCGAAAACGTGTTAAAAGCACTTACAGTCCCTCTCCTctcttaaaagagaaaaataagactAAGGAAAACATGAAACAAGAAAGTATAAAAATGAATGCGACAGTGTCCACTTTTCTAGAAGAAAGTAGCTTAGAGGTTGCAGAGAGAGATGAATTAAGCCATGGCCCTTTTGTACAAACTGATAGTATCCAGGAAAAGGACAATAAAACTGATTTAGAGGGACACTTCACAGATAATTACCTATCTTTAAGTTCACCCCAAGCAACAGTAAATACTTCATTTTACCAAAATCAGGACAATTTGCAACAGGATGATTCAAAAAACAAAGTTCTATTGAAAAACACTGAGAACAGTGAAAATGTGTCTGTCTCTGGACACCAGTCAAACGAACACGGTTTAAGGAAAAGTCGACATTATCCGTCACTGAAAGGCTATAGTAGAGACAGTGCAAATGCAAAAGCTGCACAGCAAATGCAAATGTATAGTTCCAGTGTACAAGACCACAAAAGTGAGAGAGATGCTGAAAGCCAGGATGGAAATGATGACCCTAAAATACTCCCCAAActtctttcaccagcagaagatgGTGTTCCTTACAGTGCAAATCAAACCAGTGTAAGAAGTAGCAATGAAAATAAAGGCAAAAGCAGCAGTAGTTCTTCTGAATACTCTTTTGTGACCACAGTCGATCAGCCATTTCAGGAGGAGCCCTTTTCACTGATTCGGCTGTTTCAGAAAGCATGCCTTGAGGAAGGCCAAAGGAGTAGGAATAAAATGAATGTAGATGACAAGGAAAGTagtaaagggaaagggaaaacagTAGGGAAAGAGGAGTTGCAGTATTATGCTTTTAGTAACTGTGACACTAGCACGGAAGAGAGGTGTGAGGGAAAGGTGGCACAGGGTGAGAGCGAGAGCATGGCAGAAGAGAGATTGATGAGTGAGAAGAGGGAAGAGGTCAATAGTATGAATTctgcagcagaaggcaacaaGGATACTTCCACCTCCCAGTCAGAAGAGCCAGCATCACCACTTTCTTCAAATTCATTCAAACCCAGTCTGTTTCTGATTAAAGACAACACATTCAAATCATCTCCTGTGATAAAGGCAGTCAAGCTACCTCTGCTTAGGTCCTTGTCCTCAGAAGACACAATCAGTAGTAGTTACAGGGAAACAGAAAGCAGATTGGAAGCTACTGTAGAGAAAGACAAGCAGCTTTACAGGCAGGGCCAAGGTACACCTAGCATTCAAGAGATTTACCGGTCATTATCAAGAAACATAAAAGAACAGGATGCAAGAGATGCACTAATCAGAAATGAGGATGCCAGTGCATTGGGATCTACTCCAGCTAGCATGGGCTTTCAAGGGGCAGATAACACCAAACTAATATGGGAGCCCACCCTTTCAGAAGATGTAGGGAGTTTTTCATTAAGGACGTCAAAGGAAGATGATGAAGTGACTCATACTTTATTAAATAAAGTTGGGAAAAGTAATGAGGAAAGTGTTCACTGCAGCAAAGAGAAGCCCACGGTTGGAAAGACGAAGCACTACTTAGCACGGTCAAAATCAGCTTTAGGAGCTAGCTTAGCGCAAAACAAATTGGGCTCCCCTTCAGAAGAGAAGGCAAATTATTTTAAGAATTATCTTTTGTCTAATCGGAGAGGTGGGTCATGtgcaaaaaaaataatcactAGGGAGATAAGTTCTCCGGCAAGAAGCTCAATATTAGAGAACCACGTGTATTGTCCTGTAACCAGTGATGTTTCAAGAGACATCAGATACTTGGAAGAAACACCTGTTGTGTTAGACGATCTTGCGTGTACCATTGTAACAAGCCCAAAGTCAGAGAGCATTATGTGCTCCGCTGTTACCAGTCCATTATCAGAGAAAATTGCCAGTGCCAGTGTAACGAAGGCAGAGGATATTACAAATTCCACTTTGTTGAATTTGGTAACAAAGAACAACGCTGATATTTCTGCAGAGGAAATACTCGATTCAACACGGAGGAGCCTGCTCACTGAGGACACCAGAGATTCTAGAATGACAAACGAGAGATTGCAGAGTCGTATGGAGAAACCGCTGGGCAAGCCACCTGCTGTGCCACCAAAAAGCGAAAAGGCCCTGCGCCGAGCAAAAAAACTGGCAAACAAGAGAAAAAAGATAGAGGCACAGCAGAAGAACCTTCAAACAGAGCACACAGATACTGTTGTGAGAAATCTGTCCCATTCTGGACAGATTCCATTATCCCCCATAACCCTGATCCATTCTCCACCATCTCCTGTGTCTTGTTCGCCTTTCCCTCCTTCAGAATCTAGCATGATGAGACTCAGAGGTGCCCGGTCAGTAAGCCCCACACCCTCTTTACCTGCAACTCAGCGTAAAGTCCTTCAAGATCCTGACTCAGGGCAGTACTTTGTTATCGATCTATCCGGTCAGGTTCATTTCAAGACTTTTTATGAGCCAGAAACTGGCAAATACATCCAAGTACCAATCCATTCCTCAGAAAGGGGCTTACACCAAACCGCctctttggaaaattttaattcTCCTTGTGTATTGTACCCTAGTGCACTACCTTTACCTGTGGCAACTATGAGATCAGTTTCCCAGCTCTCTGAACCTCTTCCACTAATGCAGAAAGTACCAGGAGCACCAGCAGAAGCAGATGAAGACTGGCAGCAAGACGGCAGAGATGCTCAATCGCCAGAGAGTCAACCCTATATTGAACCTGTATCTGACTCTCACAGTCAACATGCTGAGGAAACTCAGTGTAATTGTACAAGAGACACGAGTCCAGCTACAAACATGGACATCATTTCAATCAGCGATTTAGAGGATTTTGCTGTTGAAGGGATATCTTAAGAACTGAAATGATAAATTAATTGAAATATAAATCTATTCAGACACAGACTCACATTTGATATTTGTAAACACTTACAGTCTGAATCTTGTTGTGGCTTGGTTTGGGTGAGAAGGAAAATGAAGGCTTGCATCTCCAAAGGGGAGACGTGTCACTGTGAAGAAATTTGCTGTTGGGGTCAACCTCCGGCTTATCAATAAGACAAAGGGGCAATGCTAGCAAAATACAAATCTGACGGTAGGAAACCACCCAGTGCTGCTACTACTGCTGTTGCTTTGCCACTAGGGTTGCAAAGATGGCAAAATTGGAGGTGATCTTGTCCAGTGCTTGGAATGATGCTGTGTGACAGGTGACAGAGAGTAAGAGTGCTGAGTAGAACAGTCTCAGAACAGATGCCAACTCTAGTTAAGACTCTTCACTCTCTCTGTCTTGGACCCACGTTTACCAATAGACAATATCAGGCTGTGAACATCAGATATACCTGACAGAGTCACTTTTTTGCGTACACTGAAAAGCCAGAATTTAATTACTAGTTATTGTATATTGGATATACAGTACAGCACCTGAATTGAAAGCAAATCAAAAGACTGAAAAGTAAAAGCAGCAGCTCTACTCTTTTGATATACCTGTGCATGCCCGCTAAAGTGCTGCTAGCATTTTAAGACTGACGAATATTTCCATATATTCACCCCCAGTCTCAGAAGTTACTTATAACACAGTTCACTCCAGATTGAAACTTGGCCTGGAAATAGTCTACCAAGGAGCAAAATTGAAGGAGATGCACTTGCAATATGTTTTGTTAGAATGGGAAGATTTTTGATGATTGTATTTcagatgcttttctttttcttaccaAGCTCTACtgaaaactaactttaaaaaaaagtgagaaatatTTAGTTGTTCTTTATTTTGGACTGGTGCattctgtgattttaaaaagtgacaaggAACAGCCAAGTTAGTAATTTCTAGAAAATGTAGTAAGAAAGCAACTTATTTTGATCATCACTTTTTTTGAAAGATCTGTATCAAATTTATACCACCCTTTTTTAAGCTCTTTTTTTCACCTTTATACTGGATGGTACCTTGTCAAAGATCTGCATAATCAGAAAAGCATGGTGACAAGATGGCGCAAGTAAAATATACAGTAATATGTCTGCTTATAAATGTCTCTATT is a genomic window containing:
- the C7H10orf71 gene encoding cardiac-enriched FHL2-interacting protein, which encodes MQGNRKHMDGLSDSSSLGSLLDDTDREVCSLTDRAFKSLCVAELEASDKELELVISPEITHHLSSKIHQGTLNHAIKKSNICNKLSLKNNEHTTRATTFQQLPKLVQEEKKVAKNSTVERKKPSLPASGPRKNKHVSKVSCLIKTFDKTENQCPEGSLGAVKQPVKNSSQKYRLIQGNDMAFWDDTAILNIQRELSQFSDVCRDNHWLSDKREVQKRHNKIDVGYCGPDGYHPALMDTSNVFKANLTSSSKKTVKNRRGKVKEPAKKGNFLHSENSAFESWNAHHNKLSEKEESADIIPKKEAITHFEETPLVTGSYTSKHKPPPRKATGARIQEKDFLMDLFPRTTEFQDHVTPSTVPQVLGPLIPVHPVPPAAEFQVPIPPAPVPQVSGPSTSVPQVSVPPTSVPQVSGPSLAPISQVPAPPTSPVSKAPPPPPSVSQVTCTQKKATKPELDYICPPWRKQRNIKGVAVKAYESSNEKLQLSGEEFSFYKKPSAVEPFADTTAVGNQVNSPESISPSFNITKLLTPIIPLKQETENQPVLLTPPIPDTAAAKEHEGSGFSDYQSRDNYKSKAPSLLFNLKDVRKRVKSTYSPSPLLKEKNKTKENMKQESIKMNATVSTFLEESSLEVAERDELSHGPFVQTDSIQEKDNKTDLEGHFTDNYLSLSSPQATVNTSFYQNQDNLQQDDSKNKVLLKNTENSENVSVSGHQSNEHGLRKSRHYPSLKGYSRDSANAKAAQQMQMYSSSVQDHKSERDAESQDGNDDPKILPKLLSPAEDGVPYSANQTSVRSSNENKGKSSSSSSEYSFVTTVDQPFQEEPFSLIRLFQKACLEEGQRSRNKMNVDDKESSKGKGKTVGKEELQYYAFSNCDTSTEERCEGKVAQGESESMAEERLMSEKREEVNSMNSAAEGNKDTSTSQSEEPASPLSSNSFKPSLFLIKDNTFKSSPVIKAVKLPLLRSLSSEDTISSSYRETESRLEATVEKDKQLYRQGQGTPSIQEIYRSLSRNIKEQDARDALIRNEDASALGSTPASMGFQGADNTKLIWEPTLSEDVGSFSLRTSKEDDEVTHTLLNKVGKSNEESVHCSKEKPTVGKTKHYLARSKSALGASLAQNKLGSPSEEKANYFKNYLLSNRRGGSCAKKIITREISSPARSSILENHVYCPVTSDVSRDIRYLEETPVVLDDLACTIVTSPKSESIMCSAVTSPLSEKIASASVTKAEDITNSTLLNLVTKNNADISAEEILDSTRRSLLTEDTRDSRMTNERLQSRMEKPLGKPPAVPPKSEKALRRAKKLANKRKKIEAQQKNLQTEHTDTVVRNLSHSGQIPLSPITLIHSPPSPVSCSPFPPSESSMMRLRGARSVSPTPSLPATQRKVLQDPDSGQYFVIDLSGQVHFKTFYEPETGKYIQVPIHSSERGLHQTASLENFNSPCVLYPSALPLPVATMRSVSQLSEPLPLMQKVPGAPAEADEDWQQDGRDAQSPESQPYIEPVSDSHSQHAEETQCNCTRDTSPATNMDIISISDLEDFAVEGIS